The following proteins are encoded in a genomic region of Kosakonia oryzae:
- the astD gene encoding succinylglutamate-semialdehyde dehydrogenase has product MSLWINGDWVTGEGERRVKSNPVSHEALWHGFDASAAQVEEAYRAARNAFPAWAREPFSVRQAVVEKFASLLEANKAALAEIIARETGKPRWEAATEVTAMINKATISVKAYHTRTGEQHTEMADGAATLRHRPHGVLAVFGPYNFPGHLPNGHIIPALLAGNTLLFKPSELTPWSGEAVVKLWEQAGLPAGVLNLVQGGRETGQALSALPGLDGLLFTGSANTGYQLHRQLAGQPEKILALEMGGNNPLIVEDIQDIDAAVHLAIQSAFITAGQRCTCARRLLVKRSAEGDAFLARLVAVSARLTPQAWNAEPQPFLGGLISAQAAQHVLHAWQEHEARGGKTLLAPRLLEEGTSLLTPGIIEMTGVADVPDEEVFGPLLCVWRYDDFDEAIALANNTRYGLSCGLISPQREKFDRLLLEARAGIVNWNKPLTGAASTAPFGGVGASGNHRASAWYAADYCAWPMASLESADLTLPQTLSPGLDFSREEQP; this is encoded by the coding sequence ATGAGTTTATGGATCAATGGCGACTGGGTAACCGGTGAAGGTGAGCGCCGGGTGAAAAGTAATCCGGTAAGCCATGAAGCGCTGTGGCACGGTTTTGATGCCAGCGCCGCACAGGTCGAAGAGGCGTATCGCGCTGCGCGTAACGCTTTTCCGGCTTGGGCGCGCGAACCTTTCTCCGTGCGCCAGGCGGTGGTGGAAAAATTTGCCAGCCTGCTGGAAGCCAATAAAGCCGCGCTGGCGGAAATCATCGCCCGTGAAACCGGGAAACCGCGTTGGGAAGCGGCGACCGAAGTGACGGCGATGATCAATAAAGCCACCATTTCCGTGAAGGCTTATCACACGCGAACCGGCGAACAGCACACGGAAATGGCCGACGGTGCGGCAACGTTGCGCCACCGTCCGCATGGCGTTCTCGCTGTTTTCGGGCCCTATAATTTTCCAGGCCACTTGCCGAACGGCCATATCATTCCGGCACTGCTGGCGGGCAACACCCTGCTGTTCAAACCGAGTGAACTGACGCCGTGGAGCGGCGAAGCGGTGGTTAAACTGTGGGAGCAGGCCGGTCTGCCCGCCGGGGTGCTCAATTTAGTGCAGGGCGGACGCGAAACCGGGCAGGCACTGAGTGCGTTGCCGGGGCTGGACGGTTTGCTGTTCACCGGTAGCGCCAATACCGGTTATCAATTGCATCGCCAGTTGGCGGGCCAGCCGGAGAAGATCCTCGCGCTGGAAATGGGCGGCAATAACCCGCTGATTGTCGAAGATATTCAGGATATTGATGCAGCCGTACATCTGGCTATCCAGTCCGCTTTTATTACCGCCGGACAGCGCTGTACCTGCGCGCGACGTTTGCTGGTGAAACGCTCAGCGGAGGGCGATGCTTTCCTTGCGCGACTGGTGGCGGTGAGCGCACGTCTCACGCCACAGGCATGGAACGCAGAACCGCAGCCGTTCCTTGGCGGTTTGATCTCCGCGCAGGCCGCGCAGCACGTGCTGCACGCGTGGCAGGAGCATGAAGCGCGCGGCGGCAAAACCCTGCTGGCACCACGTCTGCTGGAAGAAGGCACTTCACTGCTGACGCCGGGCATTATTGAGATGACCGGAGTGGCCGACGTACCGGATGAAGAGGTGTTTGGCCCGCTGCTGTGCGTCTGGCGCTATGACGATTTCGATGAAGCCATCGCGCTGGCGAACAATACCCGTTACGGGCTCTCCTGTGGGCTGATCTCCCCGCAGCGCGAGAAGTTTGATCGGCTGTTATTGGAAGCGCGCGCCGGGATTGTTAACTGGAACAAACCGCTGACGGGCGCGGCCAGCACCGCGCCATTCGGCGGAGTGGGCGCTTCCGGTAACCATCGCGCCAGCGCCTGGTATGCGGCGGATTACTGCGCATGGCCAATGGCGAGCCTTGAGTCTGCCGATCTGACTCTGCCGCAAACGCTCAGCCCGGGTCTTGATTTTTCCCGCGAGGAACAACCATGA
- the astA gene encoding arginine N-succinyltransferase, whose protein sequence is MMVIRPVAASDLPALMKLAGKTGGGLTSLPADEATLAARIERARRTWQGELPKGEQGYVFVLEETQSGEVAGICAIEVAVGLNDPWYNYRVGTQVHASKELNVYNALPTLFLSNDHTGSSELCTLFLDPAWRKEGNGYLLSKSRFLFMAAFRDRFNEKVVAEMRGVIDEHGYSPFWESLGKRFFSMEFSRADYLCGTGQKAFIAELMPKHPIYTHFLSEEAQAVIGEVHPQTAPARAVLEKEGFRYRNYVDIFDGGPTLECDVDRVRAIRKSRLVTVAQGQRAPGEWPACMVANEQYEQFRAMLIKADPNTERLLLSAAELDALKCQPGDTVRLVRLCAEEKSQ, encoded by the coding sequence ATGATGGTGATCCGTCCTGTCGCGGCAAGCGATCTACCGGCGCTGATGAAGCTGGCCGGGAAAACCGGCGGTGGGTTGACATCGCTGCCCGCCGATGAAGCGACGCTGGCCGCGCGTATTGAGCGTGCCCGCCGCACGTGGCAAGGGGAGTTGCCGAAGGGTGAGCAGGGCTATGTTTTCGTGCTGGAAGAGACGCAAAGCGGTGAAGTGGCCGGGATCTGCGCCATTGAAGTGGCGGTGGGGCTCAACGATCCCTGGTATAACTATCGCGTGGGGACACAGGTTCACGCCTCGAAAGAGTTGAATGTCTACAACGCGTTGCCGACGTTATTTCTCAGTAACGATCACACCGGCAGCAGCGAGCTATGCACGCTGTTTCTCGATCCGGCCTGGCGCAAAGAGGGCAACGGCTATCTGCTGTCGAAGTCGCGCTTTCTGTTTATGGCGGCCTTTCGCGATCGCTTTAACGAAAAAGTGGTGGCGGAGATGCGCGGCGTCATCGACGAGCATGGTTACTCGCCGTTCTGGGAGAGTCTGGGAAAACGCTTCTTCTCGATGGAATTCAGCCGTGCTGATTATCTGTGCGGGACCGGGCAAAAAGCGTTTATCGCCGAATTGATGCCCAAACATCCTATTTATACCCACTTCCTCTCCGAGGAGGCGCAGGCGGTTATTGGCGAGGTGCATCCGCAGACCGCGCCTGCCCGCGCGGTGCTGGAGAAAGAGGGCTTTCGCTACCGCAATTATGTCGACATTTTTGATGGCGGGCCGACGCTGGAGTGTGATGTTGACCGGGTGCGGGCGATCCGCAAAAGCCGGCTGGTTACCGTGGCGCAAGGGCAGCGCGCGCCGGGAGAGTGGCCAGCCTGCATGGTTGCGAATGAGCAATACGAGCAATTTAGAGCCATGCTTATCAAAGCGGATCCCAATACGGAGCGTTTGCTGTTAAGCGCCGCAGAACTGGATGCGTTGAAATGTCAGCCGGGCGATACCGTGCGGCTGGTTCGCCTGTGTGCCGAGGAGAAATCACAATGA
- the astC gene encoding succinylornithine/acetylornithine transaminase: protein MSTSITRENFDQWMLPVYAPAPFIPVRGEGSRLWDQQGNEYIDFAGGIAVNALGHAHPALCKALSEQAAKFWHTGNGYTNEPVLKLAKRLLDATFADRAFFCNSGAEANEAALKLARKYAHDTFGPQKSGIVAFKNAFHGRTLFTVSAGGQPAYSQDFAPLPPQIQHAVYNDLASASALINDDTCAVIVEPMQGEGGVVPASQAFLQGLRDLCTRHNAVLIFDEVQTGVGRTGELYAYMHYGVTPDVLTTAKALGGGFPIGAMLTTETFGKVMNVGTHGTTYGGNPLAGAVAGAVLDIVNTPETLTGVKQRHQWFVEQLTAFNHRHPLFSDIRGLGLLIGCQLVAEHAGKAKQISQLAAAEGVMVLIAGGNVVRFAPALNISEEEVRTGLARFTRACEKFLAENVS from the coding sequence ATGTCTACGTCAATTACGCGTGAAAATTTTGATCAATGGATGTTGCCTGTCTACGCGCCAGCGCCTTTTATTCCGGTTCGCGGGGAAGGCTCGCGTTTATGGGATCAGCAGGGTAACGAGTACATCGATTTTGCCGGGGGGATTGCGGTAAACGCGCTGGGCCACGCTCATCCTGCATTGTGCAAGGCTCTGAGCGAGCAGGCGGCGAAGTTCTGGCATACCGGCAATGGCTACACCAATGAACCGGTACTGAAGCTGGCGAAACGGTTGCTGGATGCCACGTTTGCCGATCGCGCTTTCTTCTGTAACTCCGGCGCGGAGGCGAATGAAGCGGCGCTGAAACTGGCCCGTAAATATGCCCACGACACTTTCGGCCCGCAGAAAAGCGGCATTGTGGCGTTCAAAAATGCGTTCCATGGCCGCACGCTGTTTACCGTCAGCGCCGGCGGGCAGCCCGCTTACTCGCAGGATTTTGCGCCGCTGCCGCCGCAGATCCAACATGCGGTTTACAACGATCTGGCTTCCGCCAGCGCCCTGATCAATGACGACACCTGTGCGGTCATTGTTGAGCCAATGCAGGGTGAAGGCGGCGTGGTCCCGGCCAGCCAGGCCTTTTTACAGGGCTTGCGCGATCTCTGTACCCGTCACAACGCGGTGCTGATTTTTGATGAAGTGCAGACCGGCGTTGGCCGCACCGGCGAACTGTATGCCTATATGCACTATGGTGTGACGCCGGATGTGCTGACCACCGCGAAAGCGCTGGGCGGCGGCTTCCCGATTGGCGCGATGCTCACCACCGAGACCTTCGGCAAAGTGATGAATGTGGGTACACACGGCACGACCTACGGCGGTAATCCGCTGGCGGGCGCAGTTGCTGGCGCGGTGCTGGATATCGTCAATACGCCGGAAACGCTGACCGGTGTCAAACAGCGTCACCAGTGGTTTGTTGAGCAACTGACGGCGTTCAACCATCGCCATCCGCTGTTCAGCGACATTCGTGGCCTGGGGCTGCTGATTGGCTGCCAACTGGTGGCGGAACATGCCGGGAAAGCGAAACAGATTTCGCAACTGGCGGCAGCGGAAGGGGTGATGGTGCTGATTGCAGGTGGCAACGTGGTGCGCTTTGCTCCGGCGCTGAATATCAGTGAAGAAGAGGTGCGTACCGGGCTTGCGCGCTTTACCCGCGCCTGTGAAAAATTCCTTGCGGAGAACGTATCATGA
- the xthA gene encoding exodeoxyribonuclease III: MKFVSFNINGLRARPHQLEALVEQHQPDVIGLQETKVHDDMFPLEEVARLGYNVFYHGQKGHYGVALLTKDTPVSVRRGFPNDGEEAQRRIIMAEIPSPIGNITVINGYFPQGESRDHPLKFPAKEKFYQDLQTFLETELKKENPVLIMGDMNISPTDLDIGIGEENRKRWLRTGKCSFLPEEREWMERLKGWGLVDTYREANPETNDRFSWFDYRSKGFDDNRGLRIDLLLASQPLAERCIETGIDYDIRSMEKPSDHAPVWAKFKV, from the coding sequence ATGAAATTTGTCTCTTTTAATATCAACGGCCTGCGTGCCCGGCCTCATCAACTGGAAGCGCTTGTCGAGCAGCATCAGCCGGACGTGATCGGTCTGCAGGAGACAAAAGTCCATGACGATATGTTTCCGCTCGAAGAGGTGGCGCGTCTGGGTTACAACGTCTTTTATCACGGGCAAAAAGGTCACTACGGCGTTGCGCTGCTGACCAAAGATACGCCGGTTTCCGTACGTCGCGGCTTTCCCAACGACGGCGAAGAGGCGCAGCGTCGCATTATCATGGCGGAAATCCCGTCGCCTATCGGCAATATCACCGTGATTAATGGCTACTTTCCGCAGGGCGAAAGCCGCGACCACCCGCTGAAATTCCCGGCGAAAGAGAAGTTCTACCAGGATCTGCAAACCTTCCTCGAAACCGAGCTGAAAAAAGAGAACCCGGTACTGATCATGGGCGATATGAATATCAGCCCGACGGATCTGGATATCGGCATTGGCGAAGAGAATCGCAAGCGCTGGCTGCGCACCGGGAAATGCTCGTTCCTGCCGGAAGAGCGTGAATGGATGGAGCGCCTGAAGGGCTGGGGCCTGGTGGATACTTACCGCGAAGCAAACCCGGAAACCAACGATCGCTTCTCGTGGTTTGATTACCGCTCCAAAGGCTTTGATGACAACCGTGGCCTGCGCATCGATCTGCTACTGGCAAGCCAACCGCTGGCCGAGCGCTGCATCGAAACCGGGATTGATTACGACATTCGCAGCATGGAAAAACCCTCCGATCACGCACCGGTCTGGGCTAAATTTAAGGTCTGA
- a CDS encoding sulfurtransferase, with the protein MTSGNSWVTAQWLDDLLQHNPPAETWRLLEVGYNAEPSYRAGHIPGAYYIDTQLVESLPLWNVVPPEILRAVLCRCGLRSDMTVILYGRGNYAAERLAHILLYAGVNDVRLLNGGWQSWQRAGLRQTIDLPPAITAQDFGAPLPSQPDVLLNLAQTRQRMAQPETVLVSVRSWDEFSGGSSGYHYISTAGDIPGARWGHAGGNSQFIADYHHPDGTVRSPQEIAALWQQQGITADQQVIFYCGTGWRASLAFLLARALGWQKIAVYDGGWFEWSQQQKMEQTDDNPENS; encoded by the coding sequence ATGACGTCCGGCAATTCGTGGGTTACCGCGCAGTGGCTGGACGATTTACTGCAACACAATCCGCCAGCCGAAACATGGCGGCTGCTGGAAGTCGGCTATAACGCCGAGCCAAGCTATCGCGCCGGACACATTCCCGGCGCGTATTATATTGACACCCAACTTGTCGAAAGCCTGCCGCTGTGGAATGTGGTGCCGCCCGAAATATTGCGCGCGGTGCTGTGCCGTTGCGGTTTACGCAGCGACATGACCGTTATTCTCTACGGTCGCGGCAACTATGCGGCCGAGCGGCTGGCGCATATTCTGCTGTACGCGGGCGTTAACGATGTCCGCCTGCTGAATGGCGGCTGGCAGAGCTGGCAACGCGCCGGGCTACGGCAAACAATCGATCTGCCGCCTGCCATCACCGCGCAGGATTTCGGCGCGCCGCTCCCTTCACAGCCAGACGTTTTACTTAACCTGGCGCAAACCCGGCAACGAATGGCGCAGCCAGAAACTGTGCTGGTCAGCGTACGCAGTTGGGATGAATTCAGCGGCGGCAGCAGTGGGTATCACTATATTTCCACCGCTGGTGATATTCCCGGCGCGCGCTGGGGACACGCTGGCGGCAACAGCCAGTTTATTGCGGATTACCATCATCCGGACGGCACGGTACGCTCCCCGCAAGAGATTGCCGCATTGTGGCAGCAGCAAGGCATCACCGCCGATCAACAGGTGATTTTTTACTGCGGTACCGGCTGGCGTGCATCGCTGGCATTTTTGCTTGCCCGCGCGCTCGGCTGGCAGAAGATCGCCGTGTATGATGGCGGCTGGTTCGAGTGGAGCCAGCAGCAGAAAATGGAACAGACGGATGACAACCCTGAAAACAGTTGA
- a CDS encoding pyrimidine (deoxy)nucleoside triphosphate diphosphatase, whose protein sequence is MTTLKTVEVVAAIIERDGKILLAQRPPHADQAGLWEFAGGKVEAGETQPQALTRELREELGIDALPARYVASHQREVSGRMIHLHAWHVVAFHGEPTRHYHSALLWCEPADALKQALAPADIPLLEAFMASRDARPAD, encoded by the coding sequence ATGACAACCCTGAAAACAGTTGAGGTGGTCGCAGCGATCATCGAGCGCGATGGCAAAATTTTGCTGGCGCAACGCCCGCCGCACGCGGATCAAGCCGGGCTATGGGAGTTTGCTGGCGGCAAGGTGGAAGCCGGGGAGACGCAGCCGCAGGCGCTAACGCGTGAGCTGCGCGAGGAACTGGGCATTGATGCCCTGCCTGCTCGTTATGTCGCCAGCCACCAGCGGGAAGTGTCCGGGCGGATGATCCATCTGCATGCGTGGCACGTTGTTGCCTTTCACGGTGAGCCAACCCGCCACTATCACAGCGCCTTGCTGTGGTGCGAACCCGCTGACGCCCTGAAACAGGCGCTGGCGCCAGCGGATATCCCGCTACTGGAAGCGTTTATGGCTTCACGCGACGCCAGACCAGCGGATTAG
- a CDS encoding DUF1496 domain-containing protein yields the protein MARLSWIAALLVVAAGSALAERLPSPGIEVNVPPEVFSSGGQTQTTQPCIQCCVYGNQNYSEGAVVKAEGVLLQCQRDERAISTNPLVWRRVKP from the coding sequence ATGGCCCGTTTATCGTGGATAGCAGCATTACTGGTGGTAGCGGCGGGCAGCGCGCTGGCCGAACGTTTACCCTCACCGGGAATTGAAGTGAATGTCCCGCCGGAAGTCTTTAGCTCCGGCGGGCAGACGCAAACCACGCAGCCGTGCATCCAGTGCTGCGTGTATGGCAATCAAAATTACAGTGAAGGCGCGGTGGTGAAAGCCGAAGGCGTGCTGTTACAGTGCCAGCGCGATGAACGCGCGATTTCTACTAATCCGCTGGTCTGGCGTCGCGTGAAGCCATAA
- the gdhA gene encoding NADP-specific glutamate dehydrogenase, with product MDQTPSLESFLGYVQQRDPHQPEFAQAVREVMTTLWPFLEANPRYRQLSLLERLVEPERVIQFRVAWVDDRNQVQVNRAWRVQFSSAIGPYKGGMRFHPSVNLSILKFLGFEQTFKNALTTLPMGGGKGGSDFDPKGKSDGEVMRFCQALIAELYRHLGADTDVPAGDIGVGAREVGFMAGMMKKLSNNTACVFTGKGLSFGGSLIRPEATGYGLVYFTEAMLKRHGLGFEGMRVAVSGSGNVAQYAIEKAMSLGARVITASDSSGTVVDEAGFTAEKLARLCEIKASRDGRIADYAREFGLNYLQGQQPWSVPVDIALPCATQNELDVDAARVLIANGVKAVAEGANMPTTIAATELFLKANVLFAPGKAANAGGVATSGLEMAQNAARLSWKAEKVDARLHHIMLDIHQACVEYGGEGKQTHYVRGANIAGFVKVADAMLAQGVI from the coding sequence ATGGATCAGACACCCTCTCTTGAATCCTTTCTCGGTTATGTCCAGCAACGCGATCCGCACCAGCCGGAGTTCGCCCAGGCCGTGCGTGAAGTGATGACCACCCTCTGGCCATTTCTTGAAGCTAACCCGCGCTATCGCCAGTTATCGCTGCTGGAGCGGTTGGTTGAACCGGAACGCGTGATCCAGTTTCGCGTGGCTTGGGTTGATGACCGCAACCAGGTGCAGGTCAACCGCGCGTGGCGCGTGCAGTTCAGCTCCGCCATTGGCCCCTACAAAGGCGGGATGCGTTTTCACCCGTCGGTGAATCTGTCGATTTTGAAATTCCTCGGTTTCGAGCAGACCTTTAAAAACGCGCTGACCACCCTGCCAATGGGCGGCGGCAAAGGCGGCAGCGACTTCGATCCGAAAGGCAAAAGCGACGGCGAAGTGATGCGTTTTTGCCAGGCGCTGATCGCCGAACTGTACCGCCATCTTGGCGCAGATACCGACGTTCCGGCGGGCGATATTGGCGTCGGCGCGCGTGAAGTCGGCTTTATGGCCGGAATGATGAAAAAACTCTCCAACAACACCGCCTGCGTCTTCACCGGCAAAGGGTTGTCGTTCGGCGGCAGTTTGATCCGCCCGGAAGCCACCGGCTACGGCCTGGTTTACTTCACCGAAGCGATGCTGAAACGCCACGGTCTCGGTTTTGAAGGGATGCGCGTGGCGGTTTCCGGTTCCGGCAATGTGGCGCAGTACGCCATCGAAAAAGCGATGTCTCTTGGCGCACGCGTGATCACGGCTTCGGACTCCAGCGGTACTGTCGTTGATGAAGCCGGTTTTACGGCGGAAAAACTGGCCCGTCTGTGTGAAATCAAAGCCAGCCGCGATGGCCGGATCGCCGACTATGCGCGGGAATTTGGCCTGAACTATCTGCAGGGCCAGCAGCCGTGGTCCGTGCCCGTGGATATCGCGCTGCCGTGCGCCACGCAGAATGAGCTGGATGTGGATGCTGCGCGAGTGCTGATTGCCAACGGCGTGAAAGCGGTGGCCGAAGGGGCGAATATGCCCACCACCATCGCGGCGACAGAACTGTTCCTTAAAGCAAACGTGCTGTTCGCGCCGGGCAAAGCCGCCAACGCGGGCGGCGTAGCCACTTCCGGGCTGGAGATGGCGCAGAATGCCGCGCGTTTAAGCTGGAAAGCGGAAAAAGTAGATGCCCGTCTGCACCACATCATGCTTGATATTCATCAGGCCTGTGTCGAATACGGCGGTGAAGGTAAACAGACGCACTATGTGCGCGGCGCCAACATCGCCGGTTTTGTGAAAGTCGCCGACGCGATGCTGGCGCAGGGTGTGATTTAA